The following proteins are encoded in a genomic region of Oryctolagus cuniculus chromosome 13, mOryCun1.1, whole genome shotgun sequence:
- the BATF3 gene encoding basic leucine zipper transcriptional factor ATF-like 3 isoform X1 — MSQGLPAAGGVLQRSVAAPGHQQQPQSPEDDDRKVRRREKNRVAAQRSRKKQTQKADKLHEEYECLEQENAVLRREIGKLTEELRHLSEALKAHEKMCPLLLCPVNFVPMPRPDAVAGCLPP; from the exons ATGTCGCAGGGGCTCCCGGCCGCTGGCGGCGTCCTGCAGAGGAGCGTCGCGGCGCCGGGGCATCAGCAGCAGCCGCAG AGCCCTGAGGATGATGACAGGAAGGTgcgaaggagagaaaaaaaccgAGTTGCTGCTCAGAGAAGTCGGAAGAAGCAGACCCAGAAGGCTGACAAACTCCACGAG GAATACGAGTGCCTGGAGCAAGAGAACGCCGTGCTGCGGCGGGAGATCGGGAAGCTGACGGAGGAGCTGAGGCACCTGAGCGAGGCGCTGAAGGCTCACGAGAAGATGTGCCCGCTGCTGCTGTGCCCTGTGAACTTTGTGCCCATGCCCCGGCCGGATGCCGTGGCCGGCTGTCTGCCACCCTGA